CGGCGGCATTCAGGAGCGCCAGATTGCCGCCTGCGCGAGCTGCCACAGTCCCAACGGCTCCGGCATTCCGGCCCAGTACCCGCGTCTGTCGGGTCAGCATGCGGAATACACCGTGAAGTCGTTGACGGACTTCCGCGACGGCAAGCGCAGCAATAGCATTCCCATGGCCCAGGTTGCTGCCAAGCTTAATGATCGCGAAATCAAGGCCGTGGCAGACTATATAGCTGGCTTGCGTTAAAAATCCTTTTCATCAGATGCGCGGGTGACTCCGGGAACTTTCAGGCATCTGGCACCCCCCAAGTCAGGCGGGCCCATCGGCTAGTTCAGCAGATGGCCCGCCTTTTTGCGTTCGGCTCTATCTCATCCTCATGTCAGACCTTCCACTTCGCGATCGTGACTCCTCTCGCTCACAGGCAGTGCGCGCGACTCTGGAGTTGCTGGCCTCCATGCGCTTTGCGATTTCACTGCTCACGGTGATCTGCATCGCATCGGTCATCGGCACGGTGCTCAAGCAACATGAACCGCTGGTCAACTATGTCAATCAGTTTGGTCCCTTCTGGGCGCAGCTGTTTCTGGCGCTGAAGCTCAATGCGGTCTACAGCGCCTGGTGGTTTCTGCTGATTCTGGCCTTCCTAGTCATCAGCACCTCGTTGTGCGTGAGCCGCCATGCTCCCAAATATCTGGCCGACATCCGCAACTACAAGGAGAACCTCCGCGAGCAAAGCCTCAAGGCCTTCCACCATCGCGCCGAGGCGGATGTGGCGGGTAGCACCGAAGAGGCGGCCAAGCGCCTTGGCCAGCAACTGGTGTCTGGCGGCTGGAAGGTCAAGATGCAGCAGCGCGATACGGCGGCCGGGCCCGGCACCGGCTGGATGCTGGCTGCCAAGGCCGGTGCGGCCAACAAGCTGGGTTATATCGCCGCGCATTGTGCGATTGTGCTGATCTGCATTGGCGGCCTGTTTGACGGCGATCTCATCGTGCGGGCCCAGATGCTGCTGGGCGGTAAAACACCTTATACCGGTGGCGGCATGATCTCGGACGTGGCGCCCGAACACCGTCTGTCCATCAAGAATCCGACCTTCCGCGGCAATCTCATGGTGTCCGAAGGTACGCAGTCCGGCACGGCCATCCTGAATCAATCGGATGGCATCTTGCTGCAGGATCTGCCATTTTCGGTAGAACTCAAGAAATTCATCGTGGAGTACTACTCCACCGGCATGCCCAAGCTGTTTGCCAGCGATATAGTGATTCATGACCGCGCCACTGGCGAGAAGCTGGAAAAGCGCGTGGAAGTGAACCATCCGGCCAGCTACAAAGGCATCGAGATCTACCAGAGCAGCTTCGATGATGGCGGCTCCAGCGTCAAGCTGCATGCCGTGCCCATGGATGGCGTCTCCCAGCCCTTCGACGTGGAGGGCGTGATCGGCAACTCCACCGAGTTCGTGCGCAAGCTGGCCGATGGCCAGCAGGACAAGGTGACGCTGGAGTACACGGCGCTGCGCACCATCAATGTGGAGAACTTCGGCGGCCAGGACAAGGGCGGCGCCGGTACCGATGTGCGCAAGGTCGACCTGAAGCAGGCCATCGACGAGCGTCTGGGCGCTGCCCACAAGACCACGGACAAAAAGGATTTGCGCAATATCGGCCCCAGCGTGGGCTACAAGCTGCGCGATGCCTCGGGTCAGGCGCGCGAGTTCCAGAACTACATGCTGCCCGTGGACACGGGCGAGGGCCAGCCCGTTTTCCTGCTTGGCGTGCGTGAGAACCAGGCCGACCAGATGCGCTATCTGCGCGTGCCTGCCGATCCTGAAGGCACGATGAACACCTTCATGCAGCTGCGCCAGGCCATGCAGAGCAAGACCCAGGCCGAAAAGGCGGCGCGTGCCTATGTGCAGCGGGCGGTCGATGTCTCCAAGCCCGAGCTGGCCGAGCCGCTGACGCAGTCCGCTCTCAAGGCGCTGGAGCTGTTTGCTGGTCAGGACGCCAAGCTCAAGGGCCCTGACGGCCGCCAGCTCGGGGGTCTGCAGGCGATATCGGACTTCATGGACAGCAATGTGCCCGAGGCCGAGCGCGAGCGCGCCGGTGAGGTGCTGGTGCGGATTCTGAACGGCGTGCTGTTCGAGCTGGCCCAGCAGGTGCGCCAGCAGGCGGGGCTCAAGCCTTTCGAGAACGACGAGAAGACCCAGGCCTTCATGACGCAATCGGTGTTCTCGCTCAGCGATGCGCAGTTCTATCCGGCACCCGTGGTCTTCATGCTGCAGGACTTCAAGCAGGTGCAGGCCAGCGTGTTCCAGGTGGCGAGAGCTCCCGGTAAAAACATTGTTTACCTGGGTTGCCTCTTCCTGATCATCGGTGTTTTTGCCATGCTGTACGTGCGTGACCGCCGCATCTGGATCTGGCTGACCCCTGCGAACGGTGCCAGCCATGCGAACATGGCTTTGTCCACCAACCGCAAGACCATGGATGGCGACCGCGAATTCGTCATGCTGGCCGACAAGCTGATCGGGGCCAAGCCCTTACAAAAGAAGACTCCCGGAGGTTCTGTATGAACACCGTAACCACGACATTGACTCTGAACGAAGGCTATTTCGCCCGCCGCAACTGGTTTGACTGGTTGTTCGCGGTCGTGGTGGCAGTGGGCCTGGGCTATGCGCTGCAGCGCTACGCCGCCTATATGGATGTGTATGAGAAGGGCATTTTGCTGGCGACCATCCCGGCCATGATCTGGATGGGCTGGTTCTGGCGCCCGCTGGCGGTGCTGATGCTGACCGTGGCCGGCTTCTCGCTGATGACCATCGGTCTGTACCAGGGAGGAGATGGCGGCGAACTGGCACGATCGGAGACCGTCTTCGGCCTGAAGTACTTCCTCTCCAGCCAGTCCGCCATCCTGTGGATGAGCATGGTGTTCTTCATCAGTACGGCTTTCTACTGGATAGGCGTGTTTGCCAAGGGCGAGCGCTCGGTGATGTCGCTGCTGGGCTCGCGCTTGGCCTGGCTGGCCGTCGCCATGGCGCTGATCGGCACCATGGTGCGCTGGTACGAGAGCTATCTGCTGGGTCCTGACATCGGCCATATCCCCGTCAGCAATCTCTACGAAGTGTTCGTCATGTTCTGCTGGATGACGGCCATCTTCTATCTGTACTACGAGCAGCATTACGACACGCGTGCCCTGGGCGGTTTTGTGATGCTGGTGGTCAGCGCGGCCGTGGGTTTTCTGCTCTGGTACACGCTGGTGCGCCAGGCCCATGAGATTCAGCCCCTGGTGCCTGCCCTCAAGAGCTGGTGGATGAAGCTGCATGTGCCCGCCAACTTCATAGGCTACGGCACGTTCGCGCTGTCTGCCATGGTGGCGTTTGCCTATCTGATCAAGCAGCAGGCCACCGAGACCAAGTGGTACAAGCTTGCACCGCTGTGGCTGCTGGGCGTGGTGCTGTGCTTCGAGCCCATCGTCTTTCGCAAGGGCGCGACCGAGAACGGCGGCAGCTACTGGATGGTGTACTTCGGCATCTCGGCCCTGATCGTGGCCGGCATTCTGCTCTCGCGCAAGCGCATTGCCGCACGCCTGCCTTCGTTCGAGATTCTGGATGACGTGATGTACAAGGCCATCGCCGTGGGCTTTGCCTTTTTCACCATTGCCACCGTGCTCGGTGCACTCTGGGCGGCCGAGGCCTGGGGCGGCTACTGGAGCTGGGACCCCAAGGAGACCTGGGCGCTGATCGTCTGGCTCAACTATGCGGCCTGGCTGCACATGCGATTGATGAAGGGCCTGCGCGGCACGGTGTCCGCCTGGTGGGCGCTGGCGGGTCTGGCCGTCACCACCTTTGCCTTCCTGGGTGTGAACATGTTCCTGTCGGGTCTGCACAGCTACGGCGAGCTGTAGGCCTCGCACCAGGCACTCCAAAAAACAGGAGCTGCTTGCGCTGATTGAATAAGGGTTTCAGGTTGAAAACACTATGAAACCCTTGATCATCAAGTGCAAGAAGCTCCTTTTTTATTGAGAAGTTTGGAGGAACTTTGCTGACGCAGTGGGCTTCCAAATCGCACTACTCTTGATCGTCGTTTGGGAGCATTCCTATGCTGATACGTCACCGCAACCAAGGCTTTGAACATCCACTGGCCAGCGAGATCACGCCGCAGGCTCAATACCGGCAGCGCCGGGACTTTCTGCAGACCCTGGCCATGGGGGCGGCGGGTGCGAGCCTGGCGGGCTGGGCCGGCCGTGACGCGCTGGCTGCGGCCGACCGCGTGCATCTGCCCGCCCTGAAGGGCGTGGCCAGCAAGGTGGCCGGCGCCATGACCGTGGAGGCGGCCACCAGCTATCAGGACGTGACCAGCTACAATAACTACTACGAGTTCGGTCTGGACAAGGACGAGCCTGCACGCAATGCGCACACGCTCAAGACCCGGCCCTGGACGGTGCGCATCGAAGGTCTGGTGCAGAAGCCGCAGACCCTGGACATCGACAGCCTGCTCAAGCTCGCGCCCATGGAGGAGCGCATCTACCGCCTGCGCTGCGTGGAGGGCTGGTCCATGGTCATCCCCTGGGTGGGCTACTCGCTGTCCGAGCTGCTTAGGAAAGTGCAGCCACTCGCCGGCGCCAGGTATGTGGAATTCGTCACCCTGGCCGACAAGGCCCAGATGCCAGGGCTCAGAAGCGGCGTGCTGGACTGGCCCTATACCGAAGGCTTGCGGCTGGATGAGGCCATGCACCCGCTGACGATGCTGGCTTTCGGCATGTATGGCGAGATTCTGCCCAACCAGAATGGTGCGCCGCTGCGTCTGGTCGTGCCCTGGAAATATGGTTTCAAGAGCGCCAAGTCGCTGGTGGCGATCCGTCTGACCGACAAGGAGCCCGGCACCGCCTGGAACAAGGCGGCACGCAACGAGTACGGCTTTTATTCCAATGTGAACCCCGAGGTCGATCATCCGCGCTGGAGCCAGGCCACCGAACGGCGCATCGGCGAGGGCGGGTTGTTCGCCAAGCGCCGCAAGACACTGCTGTTCAACGGCTATGGCGATCAGGTGGCGTCGCTGTATGCGGGCATGGACCTGAAGAAGTTCTACTGATGCAGGCCTGGTTGCTCAGGCCCTGGGTCAAGCCACTGGTCTTCACGCTGTGCCTGCTGCCTTGTGCATGGCTGTTCTATGCGGCGTTCACCGACGGGCTGGGGGCCAATCCGGCCGAAGCCCTGCTGCGCAGCACGGGCGACTGGACCCTGCGTTTTCTCTGCATCGTGCTGGCGGTGACGCCGCTGCGCCAGATCAGCGGCTGGAATCTGCTGGTGCGTTACCGGCGCATGCTGGGCCTGTACGTGTTCTTCTACGCCTGTCTGCACCTGCTTTGCTATGCCTGGTTCGACGTGGGGCTGGACTGGGGCGATATCGTGGCCGATATTCCCAAGCGTCCCTTTATCTTGGTAGGTTTCAGCACCTGGCTGCTGCTGCTGGTGCTGGCCGTCACCTCGCCAAAGTTCATGCTCAGGGCTCTGGGCGGCAGGCGCTGGCAATGGCTGCACCGTGCCGTCTATGTGGCGGTGCCTCTGGCTTTGCTGCATTTTTTCTGGATGCGCGCCGGCAAGAACAATTTTGCCGAGGTGGCCGTCTATGCGGCCATTCTCGGCAGCTTGCTTGGCTGGCGAGTGCTGCGTGCACTCAGAAGCAATCAACCGGCCACGGCGCGCAGCGGCGGACGTACTTGACGCGAGACCGGGTCGATCTCGGCTGAAGGCAGTTGGTAAGCGCGCTGGTCGAACAGGTCGATTCCGCATTGCAGGCCTTCGAGCCAGTTGAACAGGTCGCCAATCGCCTGTTTGCCCATGATGGGCGCGCCATGCTGGGGCACGATCATGTCTATGGGCAACTGCCGTGCCATCTGCACCCATAGCCTCAGAATCTTGTTGGAGACCATGTAGCGGCGGTGAAAGCCTTCCATGCGCGAGATATGGGGAGCGAGGTCGGTGACGGGCTTCTGCGCTTCTGCGCCGGTGGTCAGAGAAACGCCCAGGTCGCCCGTGAACAGAATTTTGCTGATCGGGTCGTAGAAGTGGAAGTTGCCCTCGGCATGCAGAAAATGCGCGGGCAGCAGCACCAGCTCGCTATGGCCCAGAGGCAGGCGCCCGCCCGAGTCAGGTACGCCGATGACGCGGTTTTCCGTCTTGCCCACCTTGGTGAAGTGCGGTGCAAAGCGCTCCCAGATGCGCGAGATGACCAGTTGTGCGCGCGTGCTGCTCATCCAGCGATCCAGCGAGGCAATGATGTCCGGGTCGGCGTGAGAGGCAATCAGATAGGCGAGCTTTTGCGGCGGGAAATGCCGCGACATGCCCATGAACAGCTCGTTGAAAGCCAGGTTGCCACCGGGATCAATGATGGCGCCCGTGCCGTTGTCCACGATCAGGAACTGGTTGGCCTGAATGGCCTGACCGTCCTCCTCGATGAGGTCGGTGAACATCAGACAGACGTGGTTTTTGTCGCGATAGAGCTCAATGGACATGGCAGTTTGTCAAAGGACAAGATGCCATCACTCTAGAGAGTAAGTCCGGGCGCCATGTTGATGTGCATCAAGCCTCAGGGCTTGGCATCGGTCTGGGGCATCTCGTCAGCCTCTATCGGCGTGGCTTTCGTTGCCGGTGTTGTTGCACTGGAAGGCTTGGTGGAAATGCCCAGCGTTTCGGGCAGCGTGGCGCGACCCTGCGCCGCAGGATCTGTAGGCAGATAGAGCGGGCCTTTTTGCCCGCAGGCGGAAAGTGCTGCCAGGGACGCCGCACAAGCCGCAAGGGCAATGCTCCTGACTAAAATTTGGTTGGCTTTCAACATGGGCAAATTGTAATGACTGACCTTGAATATCTGGATCGCGCCGACCAACTTCTGCTGGCTGTGGAGCAATGCTGCGATCGCATCGACGACGAAACCGATGCCGACCTTGATGCCCAGCGCGTGGGCGGCATGGTGACTTTGGTGTTTGCCAATCGCAGCCAGATTGTCATCAACCAGCAAAAGCCCCTGCATGAAATCTGGCTGGCGGCCAAGGCAGGCGGCTTTCACTATCGCTTTGACGAGGACAAGAAAGTCTGGCTGGACACCAAGGGTGCTGGCGAGTTCTTTGCCAATCTGACGCAATACGCGAGCGAGCAGTCAGGTATGGCGCTGGAGTTCAAGGCCCTGGCCTGAGTCTTCAGGGCGCTGGAATAAAAAAAGCCTGCCTCGACGAGAGGCAGGCTTTTTGCTTTGCGAGGGCTTAGTTTCTGAACAGGTCCAGAATGCGGCTGCGCTCCTCTGCGGCCGGCGGCTGGGTGGCACCCGGGCCTGCGTTGCCAGGATCGGAGGCACCTTCCATGCCGAGGCTGGAGACGCCGCCGTTGCGGGCGTTTTCTTCGTAATACCAGTCGCCGCCCATATTGACCACGCCGGGCGGGGTTTGCACTTCGGCCACCGGCACACCCTTGAGTGCGTGCTGCATGAAGCTGATCCAGATGGGCAGGCTCAGGCCGCCACCGGTTTCGCGCGAACCCAGGTTGCGCGGGGTGTCGTAGCCGATCCACGAGACTGCGGCAAGGCTGGGCTGGTAGCCGGCAAACCAGGCGTCCACCGAGTCATTGGTGGTGCCGGTCTTGCCATACAGGTCGGGGCGCTTGAGAGTGGCCTGCGCACGTGCAGCCGTGCCCACGCGTGCCACATCATTGAGCAGGGTGCCGGTGAGGAAGGCGTTGCGCTCGGGAATGGCCTGGGGCAGTTCCTTCACCGCCGGAGGGGTGAACTCGGAGAGGATGCGACCCTTGTGGTCTGTCACGCGGGCAATCAGCCAGGGGTTGATGCGGTGGCCGCCGTTGGCAAACACCGAATAGGCTCCCGCCATCTGCAGCGGCGTGACGGAGCCGGCGCCCAAAGCCATGGTCAGGTAGGCGGGCTGTTTGGCGGCTTCAAAGCCGAAGCGGGTCGCCCATTCCTGCCCGGTCTTGGGGCCGATGGCCTGCAGCAACCGGATGGAGATCATGTTCTTGGACTTGTTCAGGCCCGTACGCATGGTCATGGGGCCGTCGTAGCGGCCGTCGTAGTTCTTGGGCTCCCAGGGCTGACCACCGGTGGTTGCCGCACTGAAGAAGATCGGTGCGTCATTGATCATGGTGGAGGGCGAGAAGCCGTGCTCCAGCGCCGCCGAGTAGATGAATGGCTTGAAGCTGGAGCCGGGCTGGCGCCAGGCCTGGGTCACATGGTTGAACTTGTTCTTTTCGAAGTCGAAGCCACCGATCAGCGCGCGGATGGCACCGGTTTGCGTGGACATGGCCACAAAAGCGCCTTCGACTTCGGGCAGCTGGGTGATTTCCCAGGCACCCTTGGCGTTCTTGATGGCGCGGATCACGGCACCGGGGCGGATCTTGATATTGGGCGGTGCCTTGGGGCTGAGGCCGGATTCGGCGGGCTTGAGGTTGTCCCCCGTGATCTCGAAATGGGTACCGTCCGCACGGGCCGCGACAATCTTGCGCGGCGAGGCTTCCAGCACCACGGCCGCAACCACATCGCCGTTGTCGGGATGGTTGGCCAGGGCATCGTCGATGGCGTCTTCCAGCTCCTGTGCGTTGACTGGCAGAGTGATGAACTTCTCGGGGCCACGGTACTTCTGGCGGCGTTCGTAGTTCATGATGCCTTCGCGCAAAGCCTTGTAGGCAGCCTCTTGTTCACCGGCATTGAGAGTGGTGTAGACGTTCAGGCCGCGGGTATAGGCGTCGCTGCCGTATTGGGCAAAGATCAGTTGACGGGCCATTTCAGCCACGTACTCTGCATGTACACGGGTCGAATTGGCGGCAGTACGCAGCTTGAGCGGCTCTTCGCGGGCCTGCCTGGCCTGCTCTGCGGTGATGAAGCCGTTTTCCTCCATGCGCTCGATGATGTAGAGCTGGCGGATGCGAGCGCGCTTGGGGTTGCTGATCGGGTTGTAGGCCGATGGGGCCTTGGGCAGGCCGGCCAGCATGGCGGCTTCGGCCACCGTGATGTCCTTGAGCGGATGGCCGAAATAGGCTTCACAGGCTGCTGCAAAGCCATAGGCACGATTGCCAAGGAAAATCTGGTTCATGTAGATCTCGAGGATCTGCTCCTTGGTGAGCAAGTGCTCAAGCTTGAAGGTCAGCAGGATTTCGTAGATCTTGCGGGTATAGGTCTTCTCGGAAGAGAGGTAGACATTGCGTGCGACCTGCATGGTGATGGTGGAGGCGCCCTGGCTCTTTACCTTGCCCAGGTTGGCCAGCGCAGCACGCAGCATGCCCTTGTAGTCCACGCCGCCATGCTCGAAGAAGCGGGTGTCTTCGATGGCCAGCACGGCATCCGTCATGACCTTGGGGATCTCGTTGATGGGCGTCAGGGTGCGACGCTCCTCCCCAAATTCGCCCAGCAGAGCGCCTTCGCTGGAGTAGACCCGCAGCGGTAGCTTGGGGCGGTAGTCTGCAAGTTCGGAGACGTCTGGAAGATTGGGGTAAGCCATGGCCAGCGCCACGGCCACGGCCAGCAAAACGGCCAGGGCGGCGGCGACGGCAAGTCCGATCAGCCAGAAAATGGAACGCGGCAGCCAGTGCATGCGTTTTTTGGGAGTTTGAGACCCAGGCGC
This region of Comamonas thiooxydans genomic DNA includes:
- the lptM gene encoding LPS translocon maturation chaperone LptM; translation: MLKANQILVRSIALAACAASLAALSACGQKGPLYLPTDPAAQGRATLPETLGISTKPSSATTPATKATPIEADEMPQTDAKP
- a CDS encoding penicillin-binding protein 1A encodes the protein MHWLPRSIFWLIGLAVAAALAVLLAVAVALAMAYPNLPDVSELADYRPKLPLRVYSSEGALLGEFGEERRTLTPINEIPKVMTDAVLAIEDTRFFEHGGVDYKGMLRAALANLGKVKSQGASTITMQVARNVYLSSEKTYTRKIYEILLTFKLEHLLTKEQILEIYMNQIFLGNRAYGFAAACEAYFGHPLKDITVAEAAMLAGLPKAPSAYNPISNPKRARIRQLYIIERMEENGFITAEQARQAREEPLKLRTAANSTRVHAEYVAEMARQLIFAQYGSDAYTRGLNVYTTLNAGEQEAAYKALREGIMNYERRQKYRGPEKFITLPVNAQELEDAIDDALANHPDNGDVVAAVVLEASPRKIVAARADGTHFEITGDNLKPAESGLSPKAPPNIKIRPGAVIRAIKNAKGAWEITQLPEVEGAFVAMSTQTGAIRALIGGFDFEKNKFNHVTQAWRQPGSSFKPFIYSAALEHGFSPSTMINDAPIFFSAATTGGQPWEPKNYDGRYDGPMTMRTGLNKSKNMISIRLLQAIGPKTGQEWATRFGFEAAKQPAYLTMALGAGSVTPLQMAGAYSVFANGGHRINPWLIARVTDHKGRILSEFTPPAVKELPQAIPERNAFLTGTLLNDVARVGTAARAQATLKRPDLYGKTGTTNDSVDAWFAGYQPSLAAVSWIGYDTPRNLGSRETGGGLSLPIWISFMQHALKGVPVAEVQTPPGVVNMGGDWYYEENARNGGVSSLGMEGASDPGNAGPGATQPPAAEERSRILDLFRN
- a CDS encoding cytochrome c biogenesis protein ResB: MSDLPLRDRDSSRSQAVRATLELLASMRFAISLLTVICIASVIGTVLKQHEPLVNYVNQFGPFWAQLFLALKLNAVYSAWWFLLILAFLVISTSLCVSRHAPKYLADIRNYKENLREQSLKAFHHRAEADVAGSTEEAAKRLGQQLVSGGWKVKMQQRDTAAGPGTGWMLAAKAGAANKLGYIAAHCAIVLICIGGLFDGDLIVRAQMLLGGKTPYTGGGMISDVAPEHRLSIKNPTFRGNLMVSEGTQSGTAILNQSDGILLQDLPFSVELKKFIVEYYSTGMPKLFASDIVIHDRATGEKLEKRVEVNHPASYKGIEIYQSSFDDGGSSVKLHAVPMDGVSQPFDVEGVIGNSTEFVRKLADGQQDKVTLEYTALRTINVENFGGQDKGGAGTDVRKVDLKQAIDERLGAAHKTTDKKDLRNIGPSVGYKLRDASGQAREFQNYMLPVDTGEGQPVFLLGVRENQADQMRYLRVPADPEGTMNTFMQLRQAMQSKTQAEKAARAYVQRAVDVSKPELAEPLTQSALKALELFAGQDAKLKGPDGRQLGGLQAISDFMDSNVPEAERERAGEVLVRILNGVLFELAQQVRQQAGLKPFENDEKTQAFMTQSVFSLSDAQFYPAPVVFMLQDFKQVQASVFQVARAPGKNIVYLGCLFLIIGVFAMLYVRDRRIWIWLTPANGASHANMALSTNRKTMDGDREFVMLADKLIGAKPLQKKTPGGSV
- the cyaY gene encoding iron donor protein CyaY, with the translated sequence MTDLEYLDRADQLLLAVEQCCDRIDDETDADLDAQRVGGMVTLVFANRSQIVINQQKPLHEIWLAAKAGGFHYRFDEDKKVWLDTKGAGEFFANLTQYASEQSGMALEFKALA
- the msrP gene encoding protein-methionine-sulfoxide reductase catalytic subunit MsrP, yielding MLIRHRNQGFEHPLASEITPQAQYRQRRDFLQTLAMGAAGASLAGWAGRDALAAADRVHLPALKGVASKVAGAMTVEAATSYQDVTSYNNYYEFGLDKDEPARNAHTLKTRPWTVRIEGLVQKPQTLDIDSLLKLAPMEERIYRLRCVEGWSMVIPWVGYSLSELLRKVQPLAGARYVEFVTLADKAQMPGLRSGVLDWPYTEGLRLDEAMHPLTMLAFGMYGEILPNQNGAPLRLVVPWKYGFKSAKSLVAIRLTDKEPGTAWNKAARNEYGFYSNVNPEVDHPRWSQATERRIGEGGLFAKRRKTLLFNGYGDQVASLYAGMDLKKFY
- a CDS encoding MBL fold metallo-hydrolase; protein product: MSIELYRDKNHVCLMFTDLIEEDGQAIQANQFLIVDNGTGAIIDPGGNLAFNELFMGMSRHFPPQKLAYLIASHADPDIIASLDRWMSSTRAQLVISRIWERFAPHFTKVGKTENRVIGVPDSGGRLPLGHSELVLLPAHFLHAEGNFHFYDPISKILFTGDLGVSLTTGAEAQKPVTDLAPHISRMEGFHRRYMVSNKILRLWVQMARQLPIDMIVPQHGAPIMGKQAIGDLFNWLEGLQCGIDLFDQRAYQLPSAEIDPVSRQVRPPLRAVAG
- a CDS encoding sulfite oxidase heme-binding subunit YedZ, coding for MQAWLLRPWVKPLVFTLCLLPCAWLFYAAFTDGLGANPAEALLRSTGDWTLRFLCIVLAVTPLRQISGWNLLVRYRRMLGLYVFFYACLHLLCYAWFDVGLDWGDIVADIPKRPFILVGFSTWLLLLVLAVTSPKFMLRALGGRRWQWLHRAVYVAVPLALLHFFWMRAGKNNFAEVAVYAAILGSLLGWRVLRALRSNQPATARSGGRT
- the ccsB gene encoding c-type cytochrome biogenesis protein CcsB, which codes for MNTVTTTLTLNEGYFARRNWFDWLFAVVVAVGLGYALQRYAAYMDVYEKGILLATIPAMIWMGWFWRPLAVLMLTVAGFSLMTIGLYQGGDGGELARSETVFGLKYFLSSQSAILWMSMVFFISTAFYWIGVFAKGERSVMSLLGSRLAWLAVAMALIGTMVRWYESYLLGPDIGHIPVSNLYEVFVMFCWMTAIFYLYYEQHYDTRALGGFVMLVVSAAVGFLLWYTLVRQAHEIQPLVPALKSWWMKLHVPANFIGYGTFALSAMVAFAYLIKQQATETKWYKLAPLWLLGVVLCFEPIVFRKGATENGGSYWMVYFGISALIVAGILLSRKRIAARLPSFEILDDVMYKAIAVGFAFFTIATVLGALWAAEAWGGYWSWDPKETWALIVWLNYAAWLHMRLMKGLRGTVSAWWALAGLAVTTFAFLGVNMFLSGLHSYGEL